A window from bacterium encodes these proteins:
- a CDS encoding histidine phosphatase family protein: MPDLMLLRHAKSDWTARYGADQNRPLNKRGVRSARAVGEFVARYRLTPELVLASPAVRTRTTAELAAEAGGWNSTIEVVPKLYGAGPGDVLQLVQEVTGVERLMVVGHEPTMSGVLEYLTGHQIRVTTATLAYMRSRYVSWSQLDHGTARLELLIRPRLLLD, encoded by the coding sequence ATGCCAGACCTGATGCTGCTCCGACATGCCAAGTCGGACTGGACGGCACGCTACGGCGCCGATCAGAACCGCCCTCTCAACAAGCGAGGGGTCCGGTCGGCCCGAGCCGTCGGCGAGTTCGTCGCCCGCTACCGGCTCACGCCCGAGTTGGTGCTCGCCTCGCCGGCCGTGCGCACTCGAACCACGGCCGAACTGGCCGCCGAAGCTGGAGGATGGAACAGCACCATCGAAGTTGTTCCAAAGCTCTATGGCGCCGGCCCGGGGGATGTCCTCCAACTGGTTCAGGAGGTCACCGGAGTGGAACGGCTCATGGTGGTCGGGCACGAGCCCACCATGTCCGGTGTGCTGGAGTACCTGACCGGACACCAGATCCGGGTAACCACCGCCACGCTGGCCTACATGCGTTCCCGCTATGTCTCCTGGTCCCAGCTGGACCATGGCACGGCCCGGCTGGAGTTGCTGATCAGGCCCCGCCTACTGCTGGATTGA